From Amycolatopsis sp. WQ 127309:
CGATCTCGTGCGGGTCGATGTCGATGTGGATCAGCTTTGCGGGCGGGATCGAGAAGCTGATCCCCTTGGCGTAGCTGGAGGCCGACCAGTCGGTGAACCGGCAACCGACCGACACGACGACGTCGGCCGAGCTGGCGATCGCGTTCCCGGTCATCGTGCCGGTCTGCCCGACGCTCCCGGCGAACAGCTCGTGGTCCTCGGGGAACGCGCTCTTGCCGTTCCACGTCGTCACGACGGGGATCTTCCAGTGCTCGGCGAGCGCGAGCAGGGCGTCGGACGCGTCGGAGGTGATCGCGCCGCCGCCGGCGACGATCACCGGGCGGCGGGCCGCCCGCAGCACCTCGACGGCCCGGTCGACCGCTTCGGGGTCCGGGTGCTGGCGCCCGACCGGCAGCCGGCGGGCGAGGTCGTGCAGGTCGACGTCGGCGGCCTCGGCCTGGACGTCCATCGGCACCTCGAGGTGCACCGGGCCGGGCCGGCCGGTCAGCATCGAATTGAAGCAGCGGTGCAGCACGAACGGCAGCTCCTCGACCCGGGTGACGACCCAGTGCCGCTTGCTGACCGCCTCGGCGACCTTGGGGAAGTCGTTGGCCGTGTAGCGATCGAGCTCCTGGAGCAGGCCGTGTCCGCGCATGTGCGTGGGCGGGCCGCCGGTGATGACCAGCACGCTGGTCGAGTCCGTGAACGCCGTGCCCATGCCGATGACGGTGTTGCTGGCGCCGGCGCCGATCGACGTCACCGCGGCCATCGGGCGGCCGGTGGCGCGGTAGAAGCCGTCCGCGAGGTGGACGGCGCTCTGCTCGTGGAAGGTCTGGATGAAGGGGATGTCGGACTCGGCGTCGAGGAAGGCGTCGGTCAGGGACCAGATCCCGTGGCCGGGGATGCCGGCCACGTAGTCGACGCCGTAGTTGCGCAGGGTGCGCGCGACGATCTGGCCGCCGGTGAGGACAGGCATGGTTTCTCCGCTCTGCTGCTGGTTATTTCGCGTCCCGGGCGGCCCAGGCGAAGCCCTGGGCGCACAGCCGGGTGACGTCGGGGTGGTGCAGGTCGTCGAGGTCGTGGCCGACGGCGCTGTAGAACACCCGGCCCCGGCCCCACGTCCTGGTCCACGCCTGCGGGATCCGGTTCCCCTCGATCCAGGGCACGTGCTGGGCGGAGAAGGTGGTCTCGGCCAGCACGTGGTTGTTCGGGTCGACGGACATGTAGTACTGCTCGGAGGCGACGCGGAAATCCGCCACCCCGGCGGTGATCTCGTGCTGACGGTCCACTATGGACACCTCGTAGGGGTGCTTCACGCCCTCCCCCGCCGGGTGTTCGAGGAAGCTGCCGCCGAGCAGCCAGTGGTACTTGATGCTCGTGCGGAACGCGGCGGCCGCGCCGTGCCACGCGGCGATCCCGGTGCCGGCCTCCGCCGCGCCGAGCAGGCTGTCCTCCTGGGCCGCCGACAACCCTTCCGACAGCAGGGCGTTGTTCCAGTTGAGCGCGATCAGGTCGTAGCCGGTGAGGTCGGCGTCGAGGGCGAAGACGTCGTTGGTCTCGTCGACGTCGAACCCGAGGTCCGCGAAGAGCGGCCGGGCCCACTCACGGGCGACCTGGTAGGGCTTGTGGCCGGGCCAGCCGCCGTAGAGGTAGAGCACGCGAGTCATGAGCCGATTCCTTCCGTTGCGGTGGCGGCGCGCGCCCGCAGCCGGGCGGCGACTTCGAGCGCGTCGCCCTCGG
This genomic window contains:
- a CDS encoding ThuA domain-containing protein: MTRVLYLYGGWPGHKPYQVAREWARPLFADLGFDVDETNDVFALDADLTGYDLIALNWNNALLSEGLSAAQEDSLLGAAEAGTGIAAWHGAAAAFRTSIKYHWLLGGSFLEHPAGEGVKHPYEVSIVDRQHEITAGVADFRVASEQYYMSVDPNNHVLAETTFSAQHVPWIEGNRIPQAWTRTWGRGRVFYSAVGHDLDDLHHPDVTRLCAQGFAWAARDAK
- a CDS encoding thiamine pyrophosphate-binding protein: MPVLTGGQIVARTLRNYGVDYVAGIPGHGIWSLTDAFLDAESDIPFIQTFHEQSAVHLADGFYRATGRPMAAVTSIGAGASNTVIGMGTAFTDSTSVLVITGGPPTHMRGHGLLQELDRYTANDFPKVAEAVSKRHWVVTRVEELPFVLHRCFNSMLTGRPGPVHLEVPMDVQAEAADVDLHDLARRLPVGRQHPDPEAVDRAVEVLRAARRPVIVAGGGAITSDASDALLALAEHWKIPVVTTWNGKSAFPEDHELFAGSVGQTGTMTGNAIASSADVVVSVGCRFTDWSASSYAKGISFSIPPAKLIHIDIDPHEIGKNYPAEVGIVADAQRTVDAIVASLPTAAADRPEYLAELVSLKRDWEEKLAGRRDSDRFPFTSQRPLGALRSVLPRDAIIVAGSGNTQGAVKQTFPVYGPRTHLTSGGFSSMGWAIPAAVGAKLGQPDRTVVCVVGDGDFLMTAQEIALSVTTGAPVVFVVQNNAGYMSIRGGQRKQTSRHIGTEFSRPDGTPYSPDFAALGASFGIESWKVSDTDSLEPTLRKAVQSGAPALVEVPTDRDAAGPWVPGWWDFPVPAYVTDERQEEYHRTRATEQHL